A genomic window from Vigna radiata var. radiata cultivar VC1973A chromosome 2, Vradiata_ver6, whole genome shotgun sequence includes:
- the LOC106776470 gene encoding uncharacterized protein LOC106776470: MSFLRLIGANNPTLFHLVTRSALSSTSSSLTIKASFSLSSTTDMVKAIRVHEQGGPQVLKWEDVEIGEPKEGEVRVRNKAVGVNFIDVYFRKGVYKAPSFPFTPGMEAVGVVTAVGTGLTGRQVGDLVAYAGQPMGSYAEEQILPANKVVPVPSSIDPPIAASIMLKGMTTHFLVRRCFKVEPGHTILVHAAAGGVGSLLCQWANALGATVIGTVSNKEKAAQAKEDGCHHVIIYKEEDFVARVNEITSGNGVEVVYDSVGKDTFEGSLACLKLRGYMVSFGQSSGSPDPVPLSSLAAKSLFLTRPSLMQYVVTRDELLEAAGELFANVASGVLKVRVNHTYPLSEAAKAHEDLENRKTSGSIVLIP; this comes from the exons ATGTCATTTTTAAGGTTAATTGGAGCAAACAATCCAACTCTATTTCATCTGGTCACTCGTTCTGCACtctcttctacttcttcttcaCTGACAATCAAGGCTTCGTTTTCattatcatcaacaacagaCATGGTGAAAGCAATCAGGGTTCACGAACAGGGAGGCCCTCAG GTTCTGAAGTGGGAGGACGTGGAAATCGGAGAGCCCAAAGAAGGGGAGGTTCGGGTCAGGAACAAAGCCGTCGGAGTCAATTTCATTGATGTCTACTTTCGCAAAGGAGTTTACAAAGCCCCCTCTTTTCCCTTCACTCCAG GTATGGAAGCTGTTGGGGTTGTCACAGCTGTGGGTACTGGACTCACTGGTAGGCAGGTTGGAGATCTTGTAGCTTATGCAGGTCAACCAATGGGCTCATATGCTGAAGAGCAGATACTTCCTGCAAATAAAGTAGTCCCTGTCCCTTCATCGATTGACCCACCTATTGCAGCATCCATCATGCTGAAGGGCATGACAACTCACTTTTTGGTTCGGCGCTGTTTTAAG GTTGAACCTGGTCATACAATTCTTGTCCACGCAGCAGCTGGTGGAGTTGGATCCTTATTGTGCCAGTGGGCAAATGCTCTTGGTGCAACTGTTATAGGAACTGTGTCAAATAAAGAGAAGGCAGCTCAAGCCAAGGAGGATGGTTGTCATCATGTTATAATCTATAAAGAAGAGGATTTTGTTGCTCGCGTTAATGAGATTACGTCAGGCAATGGAGTTGAAGTAGTCTATGATTCTGTAGGAAAGGATACCTTTGAG GGATCTTTGGCATGCTTGAAGCTTAGGGGCTACATGGTAAGTTTTGGACAGTCATCAGGTTCACCTGATCCAGTCCCATTATCATCTCTGGCTGCAAAATCCCTGTTCTTGACAAGGCCCAGCCTAATGCAATATGTTGTCACCCGGGATGAGTTATTGGAAGCTGCAGGAGAGTTGTTTGCTAATGTTGCTTCTGGTGTCTTGAAGGTTCGTGTTAATCATACTTACCCATTGTCAGAGGCTGCAAAAGCACACGAAGACTTAGAGAATCGGAAAACTTCAGGATCCATTGTGTTGATACCATGA
- the LOC106756307 gene encoding uncharacterized protein LOC106756307 yields MVKAIRVHQLGGPQVLKWEDVEIGDPKEGEVRLRNKAVGVNFIDVYFRTGVYKVPSLPYTPGVEGVGVVTAVGVGVTDIQVGETVAYSCQPLGSYAEEHILPAKYLVPLPPSIDPIIGASIMSKGLTTRYLLLQCFKVEPGHTILVHAAAGGVGSLLCQWANSLGATVIGTVSNKMKAAQAKEDGCHHVIIYTEEDFVDRVNEITSGNGVEVVYDSVGKDTFEGSLACLKLRGYMVSFGQSSGTPDPVPLSSLATKSLFLTRPTLKHYNVTRDELLEAAGDLFAKVSSGVLKVRVTDTYPLSEAARAHEDLQNRKTTGSVVLLP; encoded by the exons ATGGTGAAAGCTATCAGAGTTCACCAACTCGGTGGCCCTCAG GTTCTGAAGTGGGAAGATGTGGAAATTGGAGATCCAAAAGAAGGCGAGGTTCGTCTGAGGAACAAAGCTGTCGGGGTTAATTTCATTGATGTTTATTTTCGGACAGGAGTTTATAAAGTCCCTTCTTTACCTTACACTCCAG GTGTGGAGGGTGTTGGGGTGGTCACTGCTGTGGGTGTTGGAGTCACTGACATACAAGTTGGAGAAACTGTAGCTTATTCGTGTCAACCACTGGGCTCATATGCTGAAGAGCACATTCTTCCTGCAAAATATCTAGTTCCCCTCCCTCCCTCAATTGACCCCATTATCGGAGCATCCATCATGTCCAAGGGCTTGACGACTCGTTATTTGCTTTTACAATGTTTCAAG GTTGAACCTGGTCACACGATTCTTGTACATGCAGCAGCTGGTGGAGTAGGATCCTTGTTGTGCCAATGGGCAAATTCTCTTGGTGCAACCGTTATCGGAACTGTATCCAATAAAATGAAGGCAGCTCAGGCCAAGGAGGATGGATGTCATCATGTAATAATCTACACAGAAGAAGATTTTGTTGATCGTGTCAACGAAATTACATCAGGCAATGGAGTTGAAGTAGTCTATGATTCTGTGGGAAAAGATACATTTGAG GGATCGTTGGCTTGTTTAAAGCTTAGAGGTTACATGGTAAGTTTTGGGCAGTCATCAGGCACACCTGATCCAGTTCCATTATCTTCCCTGGCTACAAAGTCCTTGTTCCTGACAAGACCCACCTTAAAGCATTACAACGTCACTCGGGATGAGCTCTTGGAGGCTGCAGGAGACTTGTTTGCCAAGGTTTCTTCTGGTGTCTTAAAGGTCCGAGTTACTGACACCTATCCCTTGTCTGAGGCAGCAAGAGCACATGAAGACCTGCAGAATCGGAAGACCACAGGATCTGTTGTGTTGCTACCCTAA
- the LOC106756308 gene encoding inositol polyphosphate multikinase alpha-like isoform X1, whose translation MVTLLSFAIVKMLKVPEHQVAGHMAKNGVLGPLVDDSGKFYKPLQDNDRGSAELSFYTSLAVPPSIRSFFPAFHGTAVVPASDGSGPHTHLLLQDLIAPYTKPSVMDVKIGSRTWHLGHSEDYIAKCLKKDRTSSTVPLGFRLTGVKDSLSSWEPSRTFLQTLSAEGVALVLRKFVSSSNSDDSRSDPDCDFAAEVFGAVLERLVELKAWFEVQTLYHFYSCSVLVVYEKEKGNAKPLVKLVDFAHVVSGNGVIDHNFLGGLCSFINFIRNILQALHQFPGTAIFYGFYS comes from the exons ATGGTGACATTGCTGTCCTTTGC AATCGTGAAAATGCTGAAGGTGCCGGAGCACCAGGTGGCGGGTCACATGGCAAAGAACGGCGTTCTGGGTCCGCTGGTGGACGATTCTGGAAAGTTCTACAAGCCACTGCAGGACAACGACAGGGGCTCCGCCGAGCTCTCCTTCTACACCTCCCTCGCCGTCCCACCCTCCATCCGCTCCTTCTTCCCGGCATTCCACGGCACCGCCGTCGTCCCCGCCTCCGACGGCTCCGGTCCCCACACCCACCTCCTCCTCCAGGACCTCATCGCCCCCTACACCAAACCCTCCGTCATGGACGTCAAAATCGGCTCGCGAACCTGGCACCTCGGTCACTCCGAAGACTACATCGCCAAATGCCTCAAAAAAGACAGAACCTCCTCAACCGTCCCCCTCGGCTTCCGACTCACCGGCGTCAAGGACTCCCTCTCCTCCTGGGAACCTTCCAGAACCTTCCTCCAGACTCTCTCCGCCGAGGGCGTCGCCCTGGTCCTCCGCAAATTCGTCTCCTCCTCCAACTCTGACGATTCCCGTTCCGACCCCGATTGCGACTTTGCGGCGGAGGTTTTCGGCGCCGTCTTGGAGCGGTTGGTGGAGCTGAAGGCGTGGTTTGAGGTTCAGACTCTGTATCATTTCTATTCATGTTCTGTTCTGGTGGTGTATGAGAAGGAGAAGGGGAACGCCAAGCCTCTGGTCAAACTCGTTGACTTTGCTCATGTTGTTTCTGGGAATGGTGTGATTGATCATAACTTCTTGGGTGGCCTATGTTCCTTCATCAACTTCATCAGGAACATCCTTCAAGCTCTGCATCA ATTTCCAGGTACTGCAATTTTTTATGGATTTTATTCTTAG
- the LOC106756308 gene encoding inositol polyphosphate multikinase alpha-like isoform X2 yields the protein MVTLLSFAIVKMLKVPEHQVAGHMAKNGVLGPLVDDSGKFYKPLQDNDRGSAELSFYTSLAVPPSIRSFFPAFHGTAVVPASDGSGPHTHLLLQDLIAPYTKPSVMDVKIGSRTWHLGHSEDYIAKCLKKDRTSSTVPLGFRLTGVKDSLSSWEPSRTFLQTLSAEGVALVLRKFVSSSNSDDSRSDPDCDFAAEVFGAVLERLVELKAWFEVQTLYHFYSCSVLVVYEKEKGNAKPLVKLVDFAHVVSGNGVIDHNFLGGLCSFINFIRNILQALHHVIKFVCFFGK from the exons ATGGTGACATTGCTGTCCTTTGC AATCGTGAAAATGCTGAAGGTGCCGGAGCACCAGGTGGCGGGTCACATGGCAAAGAACGGCGTTCTGGGTCCGCTGGTGGACGATTCTGGAAAGTTCTACAAGCCACTGCAGGACAACGACAGGGGCTCCGCCGAGCTCTCCTTCTACACCTCCCTCGCCGTCCCACCCTCCATCCGCTCCTTCTTCCCGGCATTCCACGGCACCGCCGTCGTCCCCGCCTCCGACGGCTCCGGTCCCCACACCCACCTCCTCCTCCAGGACCTCATCGCCCCCTACACCAAACCCTCCGTCATGGACGTCAAAATCGGCTCGCGAACCTGGCACCTCGGTCACTCCGAAGACTACATCGCCAAATGCCTCAAAAAAGACAGAACCTCCTCAACCGTCCCCCTCGGCTTCCGACTCACCGGCGTCAAGGACTCCCTCTCCTCCTGGGAACCTTCCAGAACCTTCCTCCAGACTCTCTCCGCCGAGGGCGTCGCCCTGGTCCTCCGCAAATTCGTCTCCTCCTCCAACTCTGACGATTCCCGTTCCGACCCCGATTGCGACTTTGCGGCGGAGGTTTTCGGCGCCGTCTTGGAGCGGTTGGTGGAGCTGAAGGCGTGGTTTGAGGTTCAGACTCTGTATCATTTCTATTCATGTTCTGTTCTGGTGGTGTATGAGAAGGAGAAGGGGAACGCCAAGCCTCTGGTCAAACTCGTTGACTTTGCTCATGTTGTTTCTGGGAATGGTGTGATTGATCATAACTTCTTGGGTGGCCTATGTTCCTTCATCAACTTCATCAGGAACATCCTTCAAGCTCTGCATCA tGTGATaaagtttgtttgtttttttggaaaataa
- the LOC106756308 gene encoding inositol polyphosphate multikinase alpha-like isoform X3 translates to MVTLLSFAIVKMLKVPEHQVAGHMAKNGVLGPLVDDSGKFYKPLQDNDRGSAELSFYTSLAVPPSIRSFFPAFHGTAVVPASDGSGPHTHLLLQDLIAPYTKPSVMDVKIGSRTWHLGHSEDYIAKCLKKDRTSSTVPLGFRLTGVKDSLSSWEPSRTFLQTLSAEGVALVLRKFVSSSNSDDSRSDPDCDFAAEVFGAVLERLVELKAWFEVQTLYHFYSCSVLVVYEKEKGNAKPLVKLVDFAHVVSGNGVIDHNFLGGLCSFINFIRNILQALHQQFCLYDLG, encoded by the exons ATGGTGACATTGCTGTCCTTTGC AATCGTGAAAATGCTGAAGGTGCCGGAGCACCAGGTGGCGGGTCACATGGCAAAGAACGGCGTTCTGGGTCCGCTGGTGGACGATTCTGGAAAGTTCTACAAGCCACTGCAGGACAACGACAGGGGCTCCGCCGAGCTCTCCTTCTACACCTCCCTCGCCGTCCCACCCTCCATCCGCTCCTTCTTCCCGGCATTCCACGGCACCGCCGTCGTCCCCGCCTCCGACGGCTCCGGTCCCCACACCCACCTCCTCCTCCAGGACCTCATCGCCCCCTACACCAAACCCTCCGTCATGGACGTCAAAATCGGCTCGCGAACCTGGCACCTCGGTCACTCCGAAGACTACATCGCCAAATGCCTCAAAAAAGACAGAACCTCCTCAACCGTCCCCCTCGGCTTCCGACTCACCGGCGTCAAGGACTCCCTCTCCTCCTGGGAACCTTCCAGAACCTTCCTCCAGACTCTCTCCGCCGAGGGCGTCGCCCTGGTCCTCCGCAAATTCGTCTCCTCCTCCAACTCTGACGATTCCCGTTCCGACCCCGATTGCGACTTTGCGGCGGAGGTTTTCGGCGCCGTCTTGGAGCGGTTGGTGGAGCTGAAGGCGTGGTTTGAGGTTCAGACTCTGTATCATTTCTATTCATGTTCTGTTCTGGTGGTGTATGAGAAGGAGAAGGGGAACGCCAAGCCTCTGGTCAAACTCGTTGACTTTGCTCATGTTGTTTCTGGGAATGGTGTGATTGATCATAACTTCTTGGGTGGCCTATGTTCCTTCATCAACTTCATCAGGAACATCCTTCAAGCTCTGCATCA ACAATTTTGCTTGTATGATCTGGGCTAA
- the LOC106776738 gene encoding splicing factor 3B subunit 4 yields MTTRIAPGVGANLLGQHAAERNQDATAYVGNLDPQISEELLWELFVQAGPVVNVYVPKDRVTNQHQGYGFVEFRSEEDADYAIKVLNMIKLYGKPIRVNKASQDKKSLDVGANLFIGNLDPDVDEKLLYDTFSAFGVIVTNPKIMRDPETGNSRGFGFISYDSFEASDSAIEAMNGQYLCNRQITVSYAYKKDTKGERHGTPAERVLAASNPTAQKSRPHTLFASGPPTLPSVPQANGVAPVPPRPFANGVAPGSIPALRPPPPQAAAFQPMPVPGQPTWHPQQPMPPPPQVQQFRPPHPGMQQMPPPPQAPPRPLPPPAVMGSQPPPVWRPPPPPQHQGGRPMPYPQSMPPPPPPQ; encoded by the exons ATGACGACTCGAATTGCACCTGGTGTGGGAGCCAATTTGCTCGGTCAACACGCCGCTGAGAGGAATCAAGATGCCACTGCTTATGTCGGCAATCTCGACCCTCAG ATTAGCGAAGAATTATTGTGGGAGTTGTTCGTTCAAGCTGGTCCAGTGg TTAATGTCTATGTTCCGAAGGACAGAGTGACCAACCAACACCAGGGTTATGGGTTTGTTGAATTCAGGAGTGAAGAAGATGCTGACTAT GCCATCAAGGTTCTTAACATGATCAAGCTTTATGGGAAACCAATCCGTGTGAATAAG GCATCCCAAGATAAAAAGAGCTTGGATGTTGGTGCAAACCTTTTCATTGGTAATCTTGATCCT GATGTAGATGAGAAGCTCTTGTACGATACTTTCAGTGCATTTGGAGTTATTGTTACTAATCCAAAG ATCATGAGAGATCCTGAGACAGGAAATTCGCGTGGTTTTGGCTTCATCAGCTATGATTCATTTGAGGCATCTGATTCTGCCATTGAG GCGATGAATGGACAATATCTTTGCAATCGTCAAATTACAGTGTCATATGCTTATAAGAAAGACACTAAGGGTGAACGGCATGGTACCCCGGCAG AAAGAGTTTTGGCTGCAAGTAATCCAACTGCACAGAAGAGCAGGCCCCATACTTTATTTGCCAGTGGACCTCCAACACTTCCCAGTGTTCCTCAGGCTAATGGGGTTGCTCCAGTGCCTCCCCGTCCCTTTGCTAATGGGGTCGCTCCTGGTTCGATTCCTGCTCTTCGTCCACCACCCCCTCAAGCTGCTGCATTCCAGCCTATGCCAGTACCTGGACAACCAACCTGGCATCCGCAACAGCCTATGCCACCTCCACCTCAAGTTCAGCAGTTCAGGCCACCACACCCTGGTATGCAGCAGATGCCACCACCTCCACAAGCTCCTCCCAGGCCTCTTCCACCACCAGCAGTAATGGGAAGTCAGCCACCACCTGTCTGGcgtccaccaccaccaccccaGCATCAGGGCGGACGGCCTATGCCATACCCTCAGTCTATGCCCCCGCCACCACCTCCCCAGTAA